The following proteins are encoded in a genomic region of Leptospira wolbachii serovar Codice str. CDC:
- a CDS encoding LIC_11490 family protein gives MLFAAFAMILVGVLCFLYVALSPQKSKPTAYQPRKTQGTGQYRMPQGPSVSPQLDERIRKERAISDDRHISYSLPEELTPSVVQKSEVLLPTGDGSLEQEPPAPKESRFQIEGTLFLDYSGKLTFGDESSDIDAMEDGLKNFKRIGSGSLREENGKFLFHSGNVTYTYTPDELEQVVLHNQGIVFLLKDTKAPKPVFFTKDIDTFKEFLKQAALV, from the coding sequence ATGTTGTTTGCAGCCTTTGCTATGATTCTTGTGGGTGTCCTATGTTTCTTGTACGTAGCCCTTTCTCCGCAGAAATCGAAACCTACGGCATACCAGCCCCGAAAAACACAAGGCACAGGCCAGTACCGAATGCCCCAAGGCCCCTCGGTTTCCCCTCAACTGGATGAACGTATTCGAAAAGAACGTGCGATTTCTGATGACCGCCATATATCCTATTCTTTGCCAGAAGAACTGACACCTTCTGTGGTCCAAAAATCTGAAGTTCTTCTCCCTACAGGGGACGGAAGTTTGGAACAAGAACCACCAGCACCCAAAGAAAGTAGGTTCCAAATTGAAGGGACTTTGTTTTTGGATTATTCCGGTAAACTTACGTTTGGTGATGAATCTTCTGATATCGATGCGATGGAAGATGGACTGAAAAACTTCAAACGAATTGGTTCGGGAAGTTTACGAGAGGAAAATGGAAAGTTTTTATTCCATTCTGGAAATGTGACTTATACCTATACGCCAGATGAATTGGAACAAGTGGTTCTTCATAACCAAGGGATCGTTTTTCTATTGAAAGACACCAAAGCCCCTAAACCTGTGTTTTTTACAAAAGACATCGATACATTCAAAGAATTTTTAAAACAAGCTGCCTTAGTTTAG
- a CDS encoding chemotaxis protein CheX: MQIKADFINPFLEAATIVFRDVLQQDLIRGKIGIKDSPTPSHEIAIIIGVVGSFSGEVVYSMNYDAAYKVSRKLVPGLSDEDVKNEYKDILGEIANMTTGNAMNIFTSAGQSVEITTPNIQETQSTSVRFNKKPTLSINLYSKFGRIEVNVAIA, translated from the coding sequence ATGCAAATTAAAGCCGACTTCATAAACCCCTTCCTGGAAGCAGCCACCATCGTATTTCGCGATGTGTTACAACAGGATCTCATCCGAGGAAAAATCGGAATCAAGGACTCCCCTACGCCGAGCCACGAAATTGCCATTATCATTGGTGTGGTGGGTTCCTTCAGTGGTGAAGTGGTTTATAGTATGAATTACGATGCAGCGTATAAGGTGTCTCGTAAGTTGGTGCCTGGTCTTTCCGACGAAGATGTAAAAAATGAGTACAAAGACATCCTCGGTGAGATTGCCAACATGACTACTGGTAATGCGATGAATATTTTTACATCTGCAGGACAGTCTGTCGAGATCACTACACCAAACATCCAAGAAACGCAAAGCACTTCCGTTCGGTTTAACAAAAAACCAACCCTCTCCATCAACTTATATTCTAAGTTTGGAAGGATCGAAGTGAATGTCGCAATCGCTTAA
- a CDS encoding tetratricopeptide repeat protein: MNGNPLFFTSRFLVLFSKPGFLVIVLFHLLSISRFFSLQAQTTELFLPFPETWNKDTTNSSSNPNTNSNSSVSSDSKSLTSASTETNAETPVSSLALNNQTSLTTKAKPVEKKKKKKEVIDPSQASFQKGKAYLTRDQKKSAESEFADSYGKEGEAAKFSRVENTNLFGLDGKDKESNGLVEKQEDPDIKIKTQFELARSLDRIGNPDSEEKAYKEYLKLITEFPKHPELTPRSHYAVAILLIRKKEFRSAAHQLVSILKNFKESAEFLPAHYYLGKIYESSWDERDLERSLKYYQLYMNGMEGKTSVPGYDFKKETRERLRVLGSSI, encoded by the coding sequence ATGAATGGTAACCCTTTGTTTTTTACTTCTAGGTTTTTAGTTTTGTTTTCTAAGCCCGGTTTCCTTGTTATCGTTTTATTTCATCTTTTGAGTATTAGCCGATTCTTTTCACTCCAGGCTCAAACTACTGAATTGTTTTTGCCATTTCCAGAAACGTGGAACAAAGATACAACAAATTCGAGTTCCAATCCAAACACGAATTCCAACTCCAGTGTCAGTTCTGATTCCAAATCTCTGACTTCTGCTTCTACAGAAACAAATGCGGAAACACCTGTATCTTCTCTTGCATTAAACAACCAAACTTCTCTTACAACCAAAGCAAAACCGGTAGAGAAGAAGAAAAAAAAGAAGGAAGTGATCGATCCCTCACAAGCTTCTTTTCAAAAAGGAAAAGCGTATTTAACTAGAGACCAAAAAAAATCCGCCGAATCCGAGTTTGCTGATTCTTATGGAAAAGAAGGAGAGGCTGCAAAGTTTTCTCGAGTGGAAAATACAAATCTTTTTGGTCTGGATGGAAAGGATAAAGAATCCAATGGACTTGTGGAAAAACAAGAAGATCCAGATATCAAGATCAAAACTCAGTTTGAACTAGCAAGATCCCTTGATCGTATTGGGAATCCCGATTCAGAAGAGAAAGCCTATAAGGAATATCTGAAACTTATCACTGAGTTTCCAAAACATCCGGAACTCACACCTAGGTCGCATTATGCGGTTGCCATCCTTCTCATTCGTAAAAAGGAATTTCGTTCGGCGGCCCACCAACTGGTGAGTATCCTAAAGAATTTTAAAGAATCAGCTGAATTCCTTCCTGCCCATTATTATTTGGGTAAAATTTACGAAAGTAGTTGGGATGAGAGAGATCTGGAACGTTCCCTAAAATACTACCAACTCTATATGAATGGAATGGAGGGAAAAACTTCCGTACCTGGTTATGATTTTAAAAAAGAAACCCGCGAGAGACTGCGGGTTTTAGGTTCTTCGATTTAA
- a CDS encoding LIC_11485 family protein, translating to MDIKNINIPKVNVDTQKMMGAVDGLVDKIPSQVQDLLKKIAIALFVFFLIMAIYVGWTNGWENAKPQGMQLAQDTRSLFLTEIERDYNRKRKDVRMSDPEDLKYESNRKMQFDFISERESNGYTHDTIPEEQEFLGKEYDFRNRKAEDTTVPPIYTPSGDGLIPAPIDVTPMAPKEDSKSTPSTDSESDLRMQRMLDRVSDLEKKVKAKNEEKNLETLKLPKPPESGESFGKPRSLERIPKNLR from the coding sequence GTGGATATCAAAAATATAAATATACCCAAAGTCAATGTAGACACCCAAAAGATGATGGGTGCAGTCGATGGCCTCGTAGATAAAATCCCATCCCAAGTCCAAGACCTACTTAAAAAAATTGCCATCGCACTCTTTGTATTTTTTCTCATTATGGCGATTTATGTTGGTTGGACCAATGGTTGGGAAAATGCAAAACCTCAAGGGATGCAACTGGCCCAGGACACTAGAAGTTTGTTTCTGACAGAAATTGAACGAGATTACAATCGGAAACGAAAAGATGTAAGAATGTCCGATCCCGAAGATTTAAAATATGAATCGAATCGTAAGATGCAATTTGATTTTATCAGCGAACGGGAATCAAACGGATATACACACGATACGATCCCAGAAGAACAAGAATTTTTAGGCAAAGAATATGATTTTAGAAATCGTAAAGCCGAAGATACAACTGTACCTCCCATATACACTCCGTCAGGTGATGGTTTGATTCCTGCGCCCATCGATGTCACACCTATGGCACCTAAAGAGGATTCTAAATCTACACCATCGACAGATTCTGAATCTGACCTCCGGATGCAAAGGATGCTTGATCGAGTTTCTGATTTAGAAAAAAAAGTGAAGGCAAAAAACGAAGAAAAGAATTTGGAAACCTTGAAGTTACCTAAGCCTCCGGAATCAGGCGAGAGTTTCGGGAAACCGAGAAGTTTGGAACGAATTCCTAAGAATTTACGATGA
- a CDS encoding OmpA family protein gives MARILIIILLLFGNGLISSQSVKNGIQVLEGDLLNTGHLLRTDKQVFRISGGVLQEELAYLAGKKIRLLCDVQAETCSPIRYEMEPFESGKTPDWTLKKIPRYVTQGLFSFNPQCTPDGKILFWTALIREGGRSTQKIWAAKRDQYGFWMQGEQLPTPLNNRFPSAVISALPGGNELFVFGNFGEEEMLDNLKKEMVYKSQIASREAQNPKEFHLVLTKLETEYKERSEKIQNRAPLYKTHKTESGWSLPSPINFPSFYNWYRKADNPNQQVFGGSALASSGRTLIYSAQQKKNFGKLDLYVSLQNDAGVFEEGINLGNTLNTGEEEMAPFLGPDDKTLYFSSSGRKEGISIFLSRRLNDSWTSWSEPQELSSNLRGVNFFSIPAVGNWAYMSREGELYMAAIPHHFQPEPVVVIKGKVVDEEGKPLSAFVQYESLNRKKSIGSTVSDPVTGEFSIILPYDENYGFYGEKEGYLPVSQNLNLVGKEKEDKEKTVLLVLPKLKKGNQIVMNNLFFAFRSSELTKESEPELDRLAGILRKSANLKILIEGHTDNVGTKSANQKLSLERANSVANYLKSKHKIEESRIAIIGHGPQVPIADNQTEEGRGTNRRVVFKISEE, from the coding sequence ATGGCACGGATTCTCATCATCATTCTCCTCCTTTTTGGGAACGGGCTAATAAGCTCGCAAAGTGTAAAAAATGGAATCCAGGTTTTGGAGGGAGACCTCCTGAATACGGGCCATCTCCTCCGCACAGACAAACAGGTTTTCCGCATCAGTGGTGGCGTTTTACAGGAAGAATTGGCTTATTTGGCAGGGAAAAAGATACGGTTGTTATGCGACGTGCAAGCAGAGACCTGTAGTCCGATTCGGTATGAGATGGAACCCTTCGAATCTGGTAAAACACCAGATTGGACTTTAAAAAAAATCCCCCGTTATGTAACCCAAGGACTATTTTCTTTTAACCCACAGTGTACACCTGATGGTAAAATTTTATTTTGGACAGCCCTCATTCGTGAAGGAGGAAGATCCACCCAAAAGATTTGGGCCGCCAAACGAGACCAATACGGATTTTGGATGCAAGGGGAACAACTTCCCACACCGCTGAACAACCGTTTTCCTTCAGCAGTGATTTCGGCTCTCCCTGGTGGGAACGAACTATTCGTTTTTGGTAATTTTGGGGAAGAGGAGATGTTGGATAATCTTAAAAAAGAAATGGTATACAAATCCCAAATTGCCTCCAGGGAAGCTCAGAACCCGAAAGAGTTTCATCTTGTCCTAACTAAGTTAGAAACAGAATATAAGGAACGATCTGAAAAAATTCAAAATCGCGCTCCCTTATACAAAACACATAAAACCGAATCGGGTTGGTCTTTGCCTTCACCCATCAATTTCCCTAGTTTTTATAATTGGTACAGAAAGGCAGACAATCCCAACCAGCAAGTGTTTGGTGGTTCCGCATTGGCATCTAGTGGTCGGACTTTGATTTATTCTGCCCAACAAAAGAAAAATTTTGGTAAGTTAGATTTGTATGTAAGTTTACAAAATGATGCTGGAGTATTTGAAGAAGGTATCAATTTAGGAAATACTTTGAATACGGGTGAAGAAGAGATGGCACCTTTTCTTGGTCCAGATGACAAAACACTATACTTCTCTTCATCCGGAAGAAAAGAAGGGATTTCCATTTTTCTCTCGCGGAGATTAAATGATTCTTGGACTTCTTGGTCAGAGCCGCAAGAACTATCCTCTAACCTAAGAGGTGTTAATTTTTTTAGTATTCCTGCAGTTGGGAATTGGGCTTATATGTCTCGGGAAGGGGAACTGTATATGGCTGCCATCCCTCACCACTTCCAACCAGAACCGGTGGTTGTGATTAAAGGAAAGGTGGTGGATGAAGAAGGAAAACCACTTTCCGCCTTTGTTCAGTATGAATCTTTAAACAGAAAAAAATCCATTGGTTCTACCGTAAGTGATCCAGTAACTGGTGAGTTCAGTATCATTTTGCCTTATGATGAGAATTATGGTTTTTATGGAGAAAAGGAAGGATACCTTCCAGTCTCACAAAACCTCAATTTGGTGGGAAAGGAAAAAGAAGACAAAGAAAAAACCGTCCTTCTCGTCCTGCCAAAGCTGAAGAAAGGAAACCAAATTGTGATGAACAATTTGTTCTTTGCCTTTCGATCCTCGGAGCTCACCAAAGAATCAGAGCCGGAATTAGACAGATTGGCAGGAATTTTGCGAAAATCTGCCAATTTGAAGATTCTCATTGAAGGCCATACGGACAACGTAGGAACAAAATCGGCTAATCAAAAGTTATCTCTCGAAAGAGCAAATTCGGTTGCTAATTATTTGAAGTCTAAACATAAAATAGAAGAATCACGAATTGCGATCATAGGTCATGGCCCGCAAGTACCCATCGCGGACAACCAGACCGAAGAAGGTCGTGGGACGAACCGAAGGGTAGTCTTTAAAATTTCGGAAGAGTAA
- a CDS encoding ATP-binding cassette domain-containing protein has translation MIQASGITVSFGKKPLFENVSIKFKPECRYGLIGANGSGKSTFMKVLAGILQPSAGSVALDKDVKVGYLKQDHYEYENETVLGTVLRGNPELWNVMSERDAIYAKEDMTDEDGMRISEIEEIFADMGGYEAESVAGELLEGLGIPTTAHNRPLNFLTGGFKLRVLLAQVLFLKPDVLLLDEPTNHLDIKTIHWLEELLINYEGVVIVISHDRHFINSVATHIADLDYNTIRVFPGNYDDFMIAAEQSREQLMSDSKRAKEKIADLQEFVSRFSANASKSKQATSRQKMIEKIKGEMVDVKPSSRVAPYIRFKAKRTLGKDVFEAINISKSYDGKPVIKEFSTSITKGEKVGIVGTNGVGKTTLLKMLLKKIEPDSGQVKWGDSVETSFFPQDHREAMEPDADTLVEWLLRNSPQGTEVQEIRAILGRMLFSGDMANKSTTVLSGGEKSRMIIGKMILACDNVIALDEPTNHLDLETIEALNYALSLFDGTVILVSHDREFISSLCTRIIEVTPEGIKDFKGNYEEFLDREGNDFYKRLTGGAILTT, from the coding sequence ATGATCCAAGCTAGCGGCATTACAGTCTCCTTCGGGAAAAAACCTCTTTTCGAAAACGTCTCCATTAAATTCAAACCGGAATGCCGTTACGGTCTGATCGGAGCCAACGGTTCCGGAAAATCGACCTTTATGAAGGTTCTAGCCGGTATTTTGCAGCCTTCGGCCGGTTCTGTCGCTCTTGACAAAGACGTTAAGGTCGGATATTTGAAACAGGACCATTACGAATACGAAAATGAGACGGTTCTTGGCACAGTCCTACGGGGAAACCCTGAACTTTGGAATGTCATGTCGGAACGAGATGCTATCTACGCCAAAGAAGACATGACTGACGAAGACGGAATGCGAATCTCCGAGATCGAAGAAATTTTTGCTGATATGGGTGGGTACGAAGCCGAATCCGTGGCAGGCGAGCTTCTAGAAGGTTTGGGGATCCCTACAACAGCCCATAACCGCCCTTTAAATTTTCTAACCGGTGGATTCAAACTCCGAGTACTTCTCGCCCAAGTTCTATTTTTAAAACCCGATGTACTACTTTTGGATGAACCAACAAACCACTTGGATATCAAAACCATCCACTGGTTAGAAGAACTCCTTATTAATTATGAAGGTGTGGTCATCGTGATTTCCCACGACCGTCACTTCATCAACTCTGTTGCCACTCATATCGCCGATTTGGATTACAATACCATTCGAGTGTTCCCTGGAAATTATGACGACTTTATGATTGCCGCAGAACAATCCCGCGAACAGTTAATGAGCGATAGTAAACGAGCAAAAGAAAAAATTGCCGACTTACAAGAGTTTGTTTCTAGATTCTCTGCGAACGCCAGTAAATCCAAACAAGCCACTTCTCGTCAAAAGATGATCGAAAAAATCAAAGGAGAAATGGTGGATGTAAAACCATCTTCTCGCGTGGCACCTTACATTCGTTTCAAAGCAAAACGAACTCTGGGTAAAGATGTGTTTGAAGCTATTAACATTTCTAAGTCTTATGACGGAAAACCAGTCATCAAAGAATTTAGTACATCCATTACCAAAGGGGAAAAGGTCGGAATTGTGGGAACCAACGGCGTTGGTAAAACCACCCTACTCAAAATGTTACTAAAAAAAATAGAACCCGATTCTGGTCAGGTAAAATGGGGAGATTCAGTAGAAACTTCCTTCTTTCCACAAGACCACCGTGAGGCGATGGAACCAGATGCTGACACTCTCGTAGAATGGTTGTTACGTAACTCTCCGCAAGGAACAGAAGTTCAAGAAATTCGTGCCATCCTCGGTCGAATGCTTTTTTCTGGAGACATGGCGAACAAATCCACAACAGTTCTTTCTGGTGGGGAAAAATCACGAATGATCATTGGAAAGATGATCCTTGCTTGTGACAATGTCATTGCACTGGATGAACCAACTAACCACTTGGATTTAGAAACCATTGAAGCCCTAAACTACGCATTATCTTTGTTTGATGGAACGGTCATTCTTGTCTCCCACGATAGAGAGTTTATCTCTTCACTTTGTACACGAATCATCGAAGTGACTCCAGAAGGAATCAAAGACTTCAAAGGAAACTACGAAGAATTTTTGGATCGGGAAGGAAACGATTTTTACAAACGCCTAACTGGTGGTGCGATCCTCACTACTTAA
- a CDS encoding Lsa36 family surface (lipo)protein: protein MIPAVGSKLQAQVLCLGGECSNIPLDYQVLGNFAEPVFDKIYTNGFLRSMGENAVLQNLNSNQSGGTKVDRYRLGLGYTISQGQAKARDFYYENSELRTLPKRGVAASPSFSFTANLGEWISSPYARQWNLTTHFFPYEFGEANIPFVKIRNTEVNGRVNNFGAVLRYFPIDSGFSFGVGIFQTNQDIYLSSYDRRPTQFRIDGDKRRWIGQNDLFYQSRITSGSFDVKYNFTIGFLSIIPGIGFVYNHGYTAVQVSRFAAISRMENPDDFGSVPSAIGIRLSTRHRHRSGLGYGSLGFQLGMGDFSLTTELMAGKDIQSINLSLHKQF from the coding sequence TTGATACCAGCAGTTGGATCAAAATTGCAGGCGCAAGTTTTATGTTTGGGTGGTGAGTGTTCCAATATTCCTTTAGATTATCAAGTTTTGGGAAATTTTGCAGAACCTGTTTTTGATAAAATTTATACAAACGGTTTCCTTCGTTCCATGGGGGAGAATGCAGTTTTACAAAATTTGAATTCCAACCAATCGGGCGGAACTAAGGTGGATCGGTATCGCTTAGGACTTGGTTATACGATTTCCCAAGGCCAAGCCAAGGCACGGGACTTTTATTATGAAAATTCTGAACTAAGGACTTTACCAAAACGCGGGGTTGCGGCATCACCTTCATTCAGTTTTACGGCCAATTTGGGAGAATGGATCAGTAGTCCTTATGCCAGACAATGGAATCTTACGACTCATTTTTTCCCCTATGAGTTTGGGGAAGCCAATATTCCTTTTGTAAAGATTCGAAATACAGAAGTGAACGGCCGTGTCAATAATTTTGGTGCTGTCCTTCGTTACTTTCCTATTGATTCTGGATTTTCTTTTGGAGTGGGAATTTTCCAAACCAACCAAGATATCTATTTAAGTTCTTATGACAGAAGGCCTACTCAATTTAGAATTGATGGAGATAAACGTCGTTGGATCGGTCAGAATGATTTGTTTTACCAATCGAGAATTACCTCGGGTTCCTTTGATGTGAAATACAATTTTACCATTGGTTTTTTATCCATTATACCCGGTATAGGATTTGTGTATAATCATGGTTATACGGCAGTGCAAGTGAGCCGATTTGCCGCGATCTCTAGAATGGAAAATCCAGATGATTTCGGTTCTGTACCTAGTGCTATTGGGATCCGTCTCTCCACGAGGCACAGACATAGATCAGGTTTGGGATATGGGAGTCTAGGATTTCAATTGGGTATGGGAGACTTTAGTCTGACAACAGAGTTAATGGCAGGGAAGGACATCCAATCGATTAACCTTTCCCTGCATAAACAATTTTAA
- the rdgB gene encoding RdgB/HAM1 family non-canonical purine NTP pyrophosphatase, with translation MTKKTLAFASGSSHKWKEMQMLLSPYGYDVVLPKDLGISFSPEETEVSFTGNSFIKSKELYRLTGLPSFADDSGISVPALGGEPGVYSARYGGPGLTDKERALFLLQKLGASVDRNAYYSCVVSFVDAKDAVSFEGRVDGSIAEDYDEEGKFGFGYDPIFIYPPLGKRFSQIPESEKNKVSHRKKAMELFLNWLQNKK, from the coding sequence CTGACAAAGAAAACTTTAGCATTTGCTTCCGGAAGTTCACACAAATGGAAGGAAATGCAAATGTTGCTTTCCCCTTACGGTTATGACGTCGTCCTTCCTAAAGATTTAGGAATTTCTTTCTCACCGGAAGAAACAGAAGTCTCATTTACTGGAAACTCCTTTATCAAATCAAAAGAACTCTATCGTCTGACAGGACTTCCGTCTTTTGCTGACGATTCTGGAATTTCCGTTCCAGCACTCGGTGGAGAACCTGGAGTGTATTCAGCTCGCTACGGAGGTCCGGGACTTACCGATAAGGAACGTGCTCTTTTCCTCTTGCAAAAACTAGGTGCGAGTGTCGACCGCAATGCCTACTATAGTTGTGTGGTCAGTTTTGTGGATGCGAAAGATGCCGTTTCTTTTGAAGGAAGGGTCGACGGGTCAATTGCCGAAGACTATGATGAAGAAGGTAAATTCGGATTTGGGTATGATCCCATTTTTATATACCCACCTTTGGGAAAACGATTCTCTCAAATACCGGAATCTGAAAAGAATAAAGTCTCCCATCGTAAAAAAGCAATGGAACTTTTTTTGAATTGGTTACAAAATAAAAAATAA
- a CDS encoding STAS domain-containing protein, with translation MDVQVKDDIRIIKFSGAILKVDSDEIEKELSKLTQSSVKKIILDLTKVHNICSTALGIFVATKRKLKPMNGDIKVIVVDEDLIQLFEITMLDKVFEIFPDLSAAMEGFQLDEEDSN, from the coding sequence ATGGATGTTCAAGTCAAGGATGACATAAGGATTATTAAATTTTCTGGGGCCATCCTCAAGGTTGATTCCGATGAGATTGAAAAAGAACTTTCAAAACTCACACAAAGTTCTGTTAAAAAAATTATTCTGGATTTAACAAAAGTTCATAATATTTGTTCAACCGCACTTGGGATTTTTGTAGCCACCAAACGTAAGTTAAAGCCTATGAATGGCGATATCAAAGTGATTGTGGTAGATGAAGATTTGATTCAATTGTTTGAAATTACAATGCTCGATAAAGTATTTGAAATTTTCCCTGATTTGTCAGCGGCAATGGAAGGATTCCAACTCGACGAGGAAGATTCCAACTGA
- a CDS encoding ComF family protein, which translates to MRGVSFLSFVFPKFCVACGSYDHFSETMAVCKPCTKLHYLPQKQILKPNQVKLPFDRFVFYDQVFYLQTRGNFEKSLFQSLKFENERHLAKYFCLGQRSFSKCLKGDPPDRVVLVPSSPKAGPRPYHASYVLLAKWKKLWKIREDTSLRKVSADKQSSQGYESRFFHAKKAFQFTKSDRIMEGLHVLIVDDIFTTGATVNEIARLYKQAGVRKVTCVVLLLSGGD; encoded by the coding sequence ATGAGAGGGGTTTCTTTTTTATCCTTTGTTTTTCCCAAATTCTGCGTCGCTTGTGGATCCTATGATCATTTTTCTGAAACGATGGCAGTTTGTAAACCTTGCACAAAGTTACACTACCTTCCACAAAAACAGATCCTAAAACCAAACCAGGTCAAACTTCCGTTCGATCGATTTGTTTTTTATGACCAAGTCTTCTATTTGCAAACAAGAGGAAATTTTGAAAAGAGCCTCTTTCAGTCTTTGAAGTTTGAAAATGAACGGCATTTGGCTAAATATTTTTGTTTAGGGCAAAGGTCCTTCTCGAAATGTTTAAAAGGAGATCCTCCCGACCGAGTGGTCCTTGTTCCTTCTTCCCCCAAAGCGGGGCCGAGACCATACCATGCTTCTTATGTTCTTCTGGCAAAATGGAAAAAACTCTGGAAAATCAGGGAAGATACTAGTTTGCGTAAGGTTTCAGCGGACAAACAGTCTTCGCAAGGGTATGAAAGCCGTTTTTTTCATGCAAAAAAGGCGTTCCAATTCACAAAAAGTGATAGAATCATGGAGGGACTTCATGTTCTAATTGTAGATGATATATTCACGACGGGTGCCACTGTAAATGAAATCGCTAGGTTGTACAAACAAGCTGGTGTTAGAAAGGTGACTTGCGTCGTTTTACTGTTAAGCGGGGGTGATTGA
- the ompL47 gene encoding multi-beta-barrel domain surface protein OmpL47, whose protein sequence is MQAHKYLLAILTISFAGQITAQVAAPKATTSTKDQAIKKTESTSTQAKDGVDKVETTVKDILGDKKESGATSNPAALFITSKTSFSLDAKDESSTIDFIEWKPKNGEYRKYTQPIRISEEGLTEVYYRSVDKVGNAETPKILVLHVDNTAPRVSLVPQEQFFVLDGVPFASKNNTYTLVAEDQQTGVDKVQFNINQEATKVYADPIKLENGGANVVKYSATDKSGNSSPESSIIITVDDVKPTIEIVPSFPLVDINGKNFQRKGNVFYVNATDKESGIKKILVKVDEEEYKPYVEAIAIETQGDHVIKAMAVDNVGNQSDVVEVKLSVDLTPPTSTIQKSAEAPKVETPAPAATTPSK, encoded by the coding sequence ATGCAGGCGCACAAATACCTTTTGGCCATACTGACAATATCTTTCGCAGGCCAAATCACAGCACAAGTTGCTGCACCCAAAGCCACTACTTCCACCAAAGACCAGGCAATCAAAAAAACAGAATCCACCTCTACACAAGCCAAAGATGGTGTTGATAAAGTTGAGACAACCGTAAAAGACATTTTAGGTGACAAAAAAGAATCGGGAGCTACTTCCAATCCGGCGGCTCTCTTCATTACAAGCAAAACTTCTTTTTCATTAGATGCAAAAGACGAATCTTCCACAATCGATTTTATCGAATGGAAACCTAAAAACGGAGAATACAGAAAGTATACTCAGCCAATTCGTATTTCTGAGGAAGGACTTACTGAAGTTTACTATCGTTCTGTTGACAAAGTAGGAAACGCAGAAACACCTAAGATCCTTGTCCTTCATGTTGATAACACAGCTCCTCGTGTAAGTTTAGTTCCTCAAGAGCAGTTTTTTGTGTTAGACGGCGTTCCTTTCGCTTCTAAAAACAATACATATACTCTTGTAGCAGAAGACCAACAAACTGGTGTTGATAAAGTACAATTCAACATCAACCAAGAAGCAACAAAAGTTTATGCAGATCCAATCAAATTGGAAAATGGCGGAGCAAACGTAGTTAAGTATTCCGCTACTGATAAATCTGGAAATTCTTCTCCTGAATCTTCTATCATCATCACTGTAGATGACGTGAAACCTACAATTGAAATCGTTCCTTCTTTCCCGTTAGTTGATATCAATGGTAAAAACTTTCAAAGAAAAGGAAATGTATTCTATGTTAATGCAACTGACAAAGAATCTGGAATCAAAAAAATTCTAGTGAAAGTGGACGAAGAAGAATACAAACCTTATGTAGAAGCAATTGCAATTGAAACACAAGGTGACCATGTCATTAAAGCTATGGCAGTGGACAATGTTGGAAATCAATCCGATGTAGTGGAAGTAAAACTCTCTGTAGATTTAACTCCGCCAACTTCTACGATTCAAAAATCAGCAGAAGCACCAAAAGTAGAAACGCCAGCTCCAGCGGCGACTACACCTTCAAAATAG